CTGCTGCTGATCGCACTCTTTGTCAACAACATGGCACCCAACCGCCATTACCCAAAAAATAAAAACTGGTACAAGATCTGGAACCGTCGTTACCGATAGCCAGTTTATTAATTATGACTGTAAATTCATACCGAATCAAAAAATCACGGCGCGTCGCAGCCGTACTCCTTGCGGCATCTGTTACGGGGGTATTGTCCGCATTAGTCGCCGATACGTTAAAAGTTGCAACTGAGCATTACGAAGAACTTTTCCTCGAAAGCATCCACCACAGGCCTTACCTGATTTTTATCCTGCCTTTTATCGGACTGGCAACGATATATGTACTGAGGCATTTTTTGTTCCGGAACAAAGCCAACAAGGGGATCAGGGAAGTGATGGACACGATTAATAAAGACGCGCATATGCTGCCGGCGTACAAAATCCCCTCCCATTATTTCAATGGACTGCTCACAGTGGTATTCGGTGGCTCCACGGGAATTGAAGTGTCTACGGTCGTTTCTACAGCGGCTATCGGTGCCTTATCGTCACGAAAAGCAGGTTTTCTGAAAAAGTACCGGACCGACCTCATCTGCTCGGGCCTTGCGGCAGGCCTTACCGCCCTTTTTAATGCTCCTTTTGCCGGATTTTTGTTCGCTTTTGAAGTTTTTACCAGGCGCCGGAGCAAGCTGCACCATGTGAGTGTGATCACTGCGATCGTGACTTCCTGGCTGATCACGCACTTCCTGTTCTACAAGCCTTTGTTCGAGTTCAAAATCCAGGCCTGGCATATGCAGGCACTTCCCTATATGCTATTGCTGGCCGTTTTGGCGGGATTGAATGCGGTTTATCTGACCAAATGCGTTTTGTTTTTCAAGAAGCTTTTCGGTTCCTTTCAGAACGATATGGTTAAGATAGCAGTAGGCTCGCTATCGATCTCGGTGCTCGTTTTTATGTTTCCCGGACTTTACGGAGAAGGATATGCGGGAATCAAGACTGCGATCGCAACCACTAACCTTACCTCGCTTGCATTGCTGACGCCTTTGCTGATGGTCATGCTGCTGAAACCGGTGGCGACTTCGGTGACATTAGGAGCCGGTGGCGATGGCGGCGTTTTTGCACCCAGCCTGTTCATCGGCGCATTTTTGGGCCTGATCGTCAGCCATATTCTCAATTTCTATTTTGACCTCGGGCTGGTCCCGATCAATTTTGTAGTAATAGGAATGGCAGCTGTATTGAGCGGCAGCATACATGCACCTTTCACGGCCATTTTTCTGGCTTGCGCAATCGCCGACAGCTATGTGCTCTTTGTGCCGATCGTTCTTGCCTGCCTTATTTCGAGATGGGTTGCCGGCATCATCCTGCCTTATTCGGTGTATACTTACCGTCCGGCTGTTAGACCAGTTTCCTGATAGTCGTCAGTCGTTTTTCAGAGTGGCAGAAAGTTCAAAAAGCCGCGAGGAAAGCTCGTGATGGTCTTTAATGCCCAATTTTTTGTAAATAGTAGTTTTACAAATACTCACACGGCCGGGCGTAATGCGCAGGCGCCGGGCGATCTCCGTCACGCGCAGGCCTCTTGAAATCTCCCTGGCAATTTCCAGCTCTCTGCTGGTCAGCGGGAAGCCCTCTGCCCCGGGATTGATCATGATTTTTGAATCCGGCATAAAGTGGGCGATGATCTTTTGTACTGCTTTCTGACAAACATAAGGCTGCCCGGCTGCCGTACATTCAATGCAGCGGACCAGCTGGTCCGGCGCCGATTCCTTCAGTACGAAACCACCTACACCTTTGTACAGAAAATCGAGGCCTGCCCGAAATTCGCTTTTGTCGCAATACACGATGATCTTTTTAGGATCCCAGGCATTGGCCTTCCTGAGTTTGTCAAATATCAGGGGATATATGGATCTGGGATTGATACAGATTACAACGATATCAGCCGTGAAGCCTGCCAGATTTGCCTTTTCCGCCGGGTTAACGGTTTCTATTTGTGCAGCAACCTTCCCCGACAGCAATGCGGTCAAAAACTCCTTTATACCCCTCGCGGTTACCGGGTGGTCTTCCAAAATAAGAATGTTCACTGAATCCATATTAATTGCAGCCGGTTCTATTAAAAAATTGCGCGGCCACCTGGTTACCCCTGCGGCCACGCGTTCATTTATCACGGCTTGACTATTTTTAAGTTACTTTGTTGCATTTGCTTCCCTGATACCCGAAGCAGATAGGTACCGCTGGCAAATGACTGAATGTCAATTTGTTCATCTCCAACCTCTGTGATCACAGTCTTCACAAGCCTCCCTGACACGTCAAATATTTCAACCCTTGATCCGGCCGGAAGCGCCTTTATTTTCACAAAATCAATGGCTGGGTTCGGCAGGGCTACAAAAGGCATTTTCGGAACGCTTACGTAAACGATCGAGGAGTAAGCAAAGGTCCCATCCCGGTCAATCTGCCGGAGCCGGTAATATTGCTTTGCACTTTCGGGTTCAAGGTCTGTAAACTGATATTCTCTGGTACCATTACCAGGTTTGGCTGCGACGAAACCGATCCGAAAGAACCGCTTGCCGTCAGAGCTTCTTTCAAGTTCGAAACCGAGGTTATTAACTTCTGAGGCCGTCGTCCAGGAGAGCAGGACAGTGCCATTTTCTTCTTTTGCATCAAAGTCGGTCAATACTACCGGTAAGTTGTTGCAGCTACCTGCGTCGAGCACCTGGTTATCAGTATAGCCTCCGCAGCCGGGTACATTCACAGTTGCCTTGTAATCACCGTAGTCGGCCGCTGAAAAGGAAGGAAAGTCGAGTATGCTTGTCGTATTTTCCAGCACGACGCCATTTTTCTCCCATACATAACTTGCACCGTCTACCTTATTGACATACAGCTGGAACTTTTCACCGTCACACGCATTGCCGATGTGCCTCACATGAGCGGGCGCAATGGTGGAGAAGCTTTTACTGGCCGAAATACCAGAGCCGCACTGATCTGTCGCCAGGATCGCGTAGCTCTGATCCGGGTTGAGTCCGGAAAACAATGGGTCTGTCTGTGTGGCCAGCGGGGTGCCTTCCGCCGTAGAACCCGCATAGAGTTTGTAGTTAAACGGTGCAACACCGCCCAGCACAATCACAGAAATAGCGCCGTTTCCATCCCCGCAATCCCTGAAAAGCGAGGGGGTGATATCCATTGTGATTTTAGGAACGACAACGCTTCTGGTAACCGGGCAGCTTGCCGGTATTTTGTGGAGGTTTCTATAAAAATTGTGGGAAAACCGAAGCGTGTACTCCCCTTCCTGCACGCCTGCAAACTTCACAGCGCCTTCCACCCGGCCGCCATTGTCGCTATAAGGCAAAGGCGAGTTGGTATTGCCAAGGGTTACCTGGGTGGTTTGCACTACCCTCCCCGCGCTGTTCACAAGCTCAACTTTAAAAATGTTCCTTTCCTGATAGGCTGTACTCGTCGATGTGGCCGACATAAACGGTGCGTTGGACAGCGAAACCGTCAGGTCTGCATTGTTGCAGGATGCTTCGGTCGTCACATTTTCAATCGCAAACTGGTGTGGGCGGCTCAGGGTGATGGTATTGGTATATTCCTGGCCACAGGCATTGGTTACTTTATATGAATATGTACCGGGGAGGAGATCGCTGATCTGTGAAACATACTGGTTTCCATTATCCTTTCCCAGGTCGGTGGTATAGCTCGTTGTCGTAACAGGAATGGCAGGCTGGCCCTCGGGCACGGAGGTAAATTCGAGCGTAACGGTTTCACCTATTACAGGCGCATTTTTCCATTTGATATACATTCCTGTATTGCCATTGCAGGCAAAATTGTTCATTTCAGTCGCAGGAAAGCTATTATCGCAGGCTGGTACAAATGTCGCCTGGCAGGTATTCTGCGTGTCGGTGTTGCCGCAGTACTGAAACCTGGGCGTGTACCTGGCTACCGCCGTACTGCACGGAACTGTCAATACCTCACTCTGATTGTGCCATGTTGCTCCGTTATCGAGGCTGTAATTAAAGTCATCTGTGTAGTAGGTGATCAGCGGCTCCATTGTAAACGCCCCTCCTGCTTCCACCGGCGCAACCGGGCATTCGGTGTGGCAAGTCTGGTTGCTGAAAAAGCGATTGGCGAGTGTCTGATTGTACCCGATCGTGGGGCCGGCACAGGACTGTCCTACACTTGCGTTGATATGCAATTGTTCGTTTTCAGGCGCTTTGTAAGCTGCTTTCAGGGAAGTAAATACTGTCCCGCAGTTGTCGATGAATTCGAGATAATAACTACCCAGCTGTCCTGCATTGATCATGCTGGTAATATCCTTGTCCGGGACAAATGCCGGCGAGCCAAACTGGGTAGTTGAAGTGATATTAATAACGTCCGAAGTACCATCGGGATAATGTGTAATGAGCTGCCCGGGCAAACTCATATTAGTAGCTGCCGGAGAACTGATAAACGAGCGTCGCTTCAGGGTATATCTGGTCACAGAGCCACAAAGCGAATCTATTTTCCCAAATGCGCTGCCACTCGCCGAGCATTGAAAAGTTGTTCTGAAAGGGCCGGAAGCAGTAGCAGAAGGGATATCGACCTGCCTCGTAATGAAATTTCCACAGGCATCCATAATGCGGACGTAATAGCGGCCGGGGGCAAGATTGTCGAACACATTGGCTGACTGCGCAGCAGCCGGAGCGGAGGGATCAGGCTGATCGGCGTTGAGGGATGAAACGAGCTGGTAAGACCTGGCACCAAATCCGCCGGTGGCTGTGACCGTAAATCCCCCGTTGTTGCAGTATGCTGTCCGGATATTGCTGATACTGGCCTGAAGTTGTACATAATTTCCACCGATCGTCACTGATTTCGTGAGTGGCGAAGTGACGGTTCCCCCGCAATTATACCGGATACCAACCGTGTACGTGCCCGGGTAAATGTTATTAAAAATGTTGCTGTTCTGATATTTAACAAGTGGCTGGCTTGGGTTGCTGCTGGCGGTGATCGCATATTCAATAGTTGCTTCGGCAGACCCTCCTCCTGTTACATTGCTGACGGTAATGCTTCCGTTATTGATACAGGTTGAATTGGCGGATGAAACCGTTGCCGAAACGGGCGGATCACATTGGGCGAGGACCGGAATACTGTTTGTAAGAAGCGTAAGTACTGCGATGAACAGTACAGACTGGCGTAGTAAAGTTTTTTGCATTGTGAAGCGGTTTGGATGAACGGAGAGAATGAATGAACAAATGTAGTCCGCTACCATGCGCCCTGTCATTGATGTTAATCAAGGATTTCGGATGCATTTAAAATTTCCATTTCCCGCTCAGAATCGCTTTTTTATTGATAAAAATCAATGTTCACAATACCGACGCCCCCTACCTTTGCCCCTGTCCTGTTTCACACTGCACATCAACGACGCTTAAAAGTTAATCCTGCAAAAACCGCATATACTCTTTCAACTCCAGCACATTGGTAACACCCAGCTTCTGGAAAATTTTCAGCTTATACATCGCGACAGCCGAAGCCGAGAGCGCCAGCTGATTACCGATTTCCCTTGCGTTCAGCCCTTTTACCAGCAACTGCGAAATGTCCAGCTCCCGGGGAGAGAGATCCTGTAATTGCTTCCGCTGACTCTTGTCAGGATCCAGCACGTAGTCCATAGTTGCCTGCCGAACTTCCGCGCTGAGATACTTTTTACCACTTAAAACTGTCTGGATTCCCTCGATCAGTGATTTATGCGGAGCGGTTTTGGACACGTAACCGTCGGCGCCTGCCCGCAGGTAGGGCAACGCATACACCTGTTCATTGTAGGAAGAAAACATCAGGATACGCACTTCGGGCCGCTTGATCCGGATCGTTTCGATCATGGTCAAACGGTCGCCGCCGGGAATATTAATATCGAGAATAATCAGATTGACCACCTCTTTCGAAACAATCGTCAGCACCTGATCGAAATGGCTGGCTTCCAGCATCCTTGCTCCCGGAAAGTGAATGGAGAGCAGCTGTTTTGTTCCAAACCTTACAATGTCGTGATCATCTGCAATGAGCATGCAAATTGCGTCGAATGTACGTTTCTGGTCCATCATAATCTTGCTAAAGGGTAAAGCATCAGGTTGAGCTATAACGTTTGATTGTGTGCGTGTTGTAGAATAAATTCGCGCGAAAAACTGTAAGATTTACAGGTAAATGCTCCGATTTTTCCAAGGGCGGTTGCCAGGATGGTAAATAGCTTTACCAGACCAACACAACTGCTTTGCGAATGGATCAGAATATGTACGATTATGGAATTTCCCCCGAAGAAATCGGGGATTTTATTAACAGCGGCAAAGTCAATAAAGTAAGGGCACATAAAATACTTTTTCACCAGGATATGGTTTGTAATTCCTGGGTTTACATCAAAAGTGGTATCGCCCGCCAGTTCATTATCACCCCGGAAGGCCGGAGCATTACCAAATCTTTTGCGACCTCGGGTCAGTTCATGCTGTATTCGGCGACCAGCTTTATCCTGCAAAAACAAACTGAAACCTGCTTTGAAACGCTGACCGATTGCGAGATCATTGAATTTCATGTAAGCGAGCTTGAATATTATCTGGGCCGTCATAGATATAAAGAATACCTGAACAACATTTTGATGGAGCTCGTTTTGCAGAAGGACGACCGCGAAAGTCTGTTCCAGAAAGATGCCGCTGCCACAAGGGTTCAGCAATTTACCGAATCGCACGGCGATTTTTTTAACCGTATCCCTCATTACTACATCGCATCCTATCTCGGCATTACGCCCGAAACCTTGTCCCGGATCCGCTCGATGACGAATTATGGAAAACAAAAATTGTTGCATCGTATAATACCCGTGGGTATTTAATAGAATTTACATTACGAAAGACAGATCAGCGTGCCATGCTGCGTTTAATTTTCACCATCGCTTCGGCGGGGAATATCAGCCGGACAATGGTTCCCTGACCTTCGTTACTTTCAATATAGAGCCCGATGTTGAGCATGGCGCAAAGGTCTTTGACGATCACAAGACCGATCCCGATTCCATCGGGTGTGTCCGGCTCTTCGAAATAGTCCGATGCTCCGGCGCTTGAGTTGAGCCAGTCGATCGTCTCTTTGTTGATTCCGGATCCGTTGTCTGCAATTTTAATCACCACTGCATCGTCGAATCGGGAGGATGAGATTACTACTTCTCCCGAATGTGTGTTTTTGAGGGCATTGTCGATCAGATTATGCAGGATTACCGAGATCAGGTTCTTATTGCTATGAACAGTCAGCCCGGGCAGCGCCTCAACCCGCACAGCCAGTTCCTTGGATTGAATAATCGCACTGAAAAATTCCAAGGTGCCTTCCAGTAGTTCCTGGACCCGCAAATTTTCGCTGATAATATTACCCGACGGCCCGTTAATCTGGGTTTTGATAAAAATGAGCAGGTTACTCGTGAATTTTTTAATCTGTCTGGCTGAAAGATATGCGACGCGACTTGTCTCCCGGATCACCGGGTCAGTCGCCGGCTGCGCCAGGTAGCTGTTGACTTGCTCCAGCGAGTTGACCAGATAGCGCAGGGGAGTCTGAATATCATGGTTGATTACCGCCAGCATTTGTCCCTGCAGATAAGCCTGCCTGTATAATTTCGACTCCTCGTCTTTTCTAAGCAGATAGCTGATGCGCAGCCTGATCACTAAGATCACGAGCGACACCAGTGCAGCGAAGAAGAGGATCTTGAACCAGAACGTCTCATACCAGGCAGGCAATACCTCTATTTCAAGGTCTTTGTAAACGTAATTATCCTGACCAAATCCGTTCTTCTTCCGGATTTTGACGGTATAGTGACCGTATGGAAGCTGGGAGAGGCTAATGCTGTTTTCTACCGTCAGCGGCAGCCAGGTGAGTCCGGCATCGGACCTTACAATCGCGTATTCAAGCACCAAATTTTTTCTGTTTCCGTAATATGGACAGGATACGTCCACCCGAAATTCGTCAAAACGGTTGGGCAGCGCAATCTTATTTTCACGTTGAATCGGCTTGCCGTCCAGAAATAACGCACTGATAAACAAACCATTTCTGGGAACATCGACCTCAATTTCCAGCGGATTGAACCATTGCAGTCCATTGATCGAAGGCAGCGAAAAATAGCCGTTTTTCATTTTGGCCGCACAAGGCTGGCAGCCTCCGTTGAATTCGTTGGTATACAGGCCCTGGTTTTTGTCATAAAAAAAATAAAAGGGGCGTTTGCGGTTGCCAGCCGCATAAGCCAGCAAGTCGTCCATTTTGATTTGAAAAAGGCCTTTGTTGGTCGTCATCCATAAAAATCCCTTCTGATCTTCCAGAATACAATGTGTGAGCGACAGGTAATTGTCGTGATCCGCGGGCAGCCGCACGAGTGGTTTGCCTTTTGGTAACAACATTATACCGCTATGGTAGGTTGACATCCAGATCCCGTGCCGGTTGAAATGCATGCTTCTTATATACACGCCTTCTGTGCCTTCTATCACTGCCAAATGACCTGAGTTTGTATTTAGCCGGAAAAGGCCCGATGGCGTCCCTAGCCACAATGTCCCGTCGGCAGTCTCTTTCATACAAACTATTTCCTTCCACGGGCCTTGTTTGAACCGGCGAATACGCGCATTGCCACTTTCAGTATCGAGCCAGAACAAACCGCCAAAAACATCTCCTATCCATAGCCTGCCTTTTCCGTTGGAATAAAGGGCCTTCACTCCGGGAACATCCGGCCAGCTTTGTACCAGTTGTCCGGCCTTATCATATTTCACAAGCAATTTATCCCTCAGCGCATAAAAGTTACCCGCACTGTCCCTGGTGATAAAATATTTGTCGGCGGTACGGAGTGAAACAGGTTTCAGGAACGGTTGGGAGGTGAATGTTTTTTGCCTCGTATCAAAACGGATTTGAAACCCTTCCGGGGTTACCAGCGACTCATAACCCGCGGGTACCTGACCGTAAAATACATTACCAACTTTGCCTGACAGGTAAATATGAAACGGGTTCGGCTGCAAGATGAACAGCCCATCGGTGGACGAACCAAGGTAAAGTGTCCCCGATCGTTCGTCCAGCATAATGGATTCGATGATCAGGTCCTTGATGTCGAAATCGTTGAGCAGGCAGCGCGTGGCCAGTGTCCCCGACGATTCCGTAACGTAATAGAGTTTTTTGTCGAGGTACAGGAATGCCTGGTTCGATATATTGTTCCAGAAAAGCGTGTACAGCTCACGCTCTTTTCCGTTGTATTCCATGAACCGCATGGCAAAGTTACGGCGGGGAAACGACGGATGTTCGAGGATATCACCGCTAAGCCTAACCGGCATCAGCCCCCTGTTTGTAAGCTTCTGAAACGATTCCCCGGTTTTATTCAGTGTGTAGGGTTGCTTGCCGATCATAAAGAGATATTTTACTTCCGGCGCACTAACCTCATATTCTATACGGTCGCCTGCGAAGGCCGAAATCCTGCCCGGCGTCCACAGGTAAGCACGGTCGTGGCTGGTGGGCATTACAGAAACCTGGCTGCTGGACGGGGACTGGTCGAAGTAAGGCAGACTGCGCACCGTATAAAGGAGCCGCTTGTCGTTTTTGCCTAAATGAACCCTTCTTTTAAGCTCCTGATTATCATCATCAGTCACTTCTGCGCGACTATCTCTCGTAACCCTGAGTACCCTGTCTCCCACGCACCTGGCGAAAAAATCCGCATATCGTTGCGTGTTTTTAACAGAGGGCATTAGCGATACGACCCGGTTATTATCACCGCCAAAGTCGGGGCCCGAGAAATTGACAAACCTTCTGCCGTCGTACCTGGAAATACCTTCCTCTGTCGCCACCCAGATAAAGCCATTGCGGTCCGACGATATTCCTTTGATGCTATTTTGGGGTAGACCGTCCTCATCTGTGTACTGTTTTACAACAAAACGAGGATCTGTTATCCGGGATTCCTGTGCAAAAAGCACATCTGAACTCAATAGAGTGAGTATAAAAAAACGCGCAAATTTCATGTTTCAACTAATCTTGATAGAGGGAATATTAGAATTACGCTTCCGTTTTCGTGGGTCGCTGTAAGTAACTAAGAAAAAAATATGCCCGGCCACGCAAAGCAGGCCCCAAACCCTCTGAAAGTAAAATAGCCGATCGATATTGATCGGCTATTTTGATTAGTCACCCTATTTATACAAAATTAAGTCAGTTTAGAAATACGATCATGATTGATAAAAACGAAAATAGCTAACCTGAAAACCGGTCAGCTATTTTATTCTAGCATTATGAGAACCATTAAGCTCTATAGTCAAAATAAAAGTACGTGTAACATTTTTACAAAACATTGATATAAATCAATAATTTCGGTGTCTCTCAATATTATTACTGAGATAAAAAAGATAATGGTTAACCTCAAATCAGGTTAACCATTATTATTTTACGACACTCCATCAACCAAAAGGTTTTTGGTACTGGAAGCAAAACTAAGTGCATTTTATTACTTTACCATTGACATAAATCAATACAATCTATATTAACAGACCCATTGTACTGAAACCAGTGAATTGTTTACATTGTTTTAACCCCACAACCCGTGTCCATCATATCTGGGAATAGGGTGCGGGAACCAAGAAGGTTTTAATAATAGTGGAAATTGTATTCGCATATTGAGGGTCTGCCACTAACTTTTTCCATTCGGGATCTGCAAGAAATGCATCCCATCCTTTATCCCGTTCCTCCATGTTATCGACCACGAGCATATAAGTGAGGCGCGGCAATTTATCACCGGCTATTACTTCGCCAAAGAACACCGGTTCCAGTTTTGCCCTTTTAAAAATCGGGAACTCCCCATCGTTAAACATTTTGATTTTTCGTCTTACAGCATCTTCGCTGTACCCTTCGTATGTCCTTAATTCGAATATACGGGGGGCACCCGCCGGAGCTACCAACTGAGGAAATCCGTCGAATGCAAGCATCAAAGAGGACGTGAAGCGACTGTAAAGGGCTTTGTCCACAGGTACATGATGGTAGGCCGTGCTGTTTTTTACATAATCGGCATCCGCTTTCAGTTTTGCATGGACAGAGAGATATGTGTCGAAAGAAGCATATGGCACCAGCAAATAGATTTTAGCCGGATCCGATTTGCCCCATTCTCTGAACACGCCCACCGTTTTTACACCATATTTGTTCAGGGCAGGGATCAGCGCGTTTTTAAAATAATCCTCCAATATCGATTGGTTTGAACCGAACCGCATTTCATATTCCCGCAATTCATATAGTTGTTTTTGTGCTTCATATTTGCCTCCTGCCATTGCAGGACCGATTCCCATTGCCGCCATGCCTGCGGCTGCCGCGATTGAAGATTGAAGTAGCTTTCTACGTTGCATATTTTGTATGATTTAAGTGATTTGATAAGTCAATAACGTTAAACGATCAGAACCAAATGCCCATCAGACACTGTTCCGCTGTTGCATATCGCAAAACGAACTTAAAAACCCATCAACTTACTGATTTTCAAACAAATGAACAACCATTTCATTTACTATTTTCAATCGAAGAGCTGGCTGCTATTATTTTTCAATGGAACTGATTAATACAAAAAATATAGCCGCTCCAAGCAGAACGGCTATATTGCTTACTTAACTAAATCAAAATTTACAACGTCAATGTCCACATTCAAAGAAAAGTAAACCGGCTTCCAATTCCATTGACATATGTCAATAGATTTCTAATATTGTTAGTAATAAGTTGAAATATAAAGAATAAAAAAGAGCTGATCATCAACTGATCAGCTCTTTACGGATTACTGCAATATAACCTAAACAGCAAAATTTAAAGCTATTTAAAGTATTAACCTTTTCAAAGATAAATAATAAGCAAATTGCTGTCATTGATTTAAATCAATCAACATTTTTCAGTCTCAAAATATTGGTACGGATCATTGATTTTTCTGATTCAGAAGCGGCCATTCCGAGCGCGGTTTCAAAATGCAGTAGTGCTTTTTCATTGTCAAAATCAGAATACAAATGGCCTAGCAGTGAAAAATAGAAATGATTTTCTGTGAGCTGCAATTTCTCAGCTTCCGCAATCGCCTGCTTTTTTCCCCGCGATTTGGCAATTGCAAAAGTCCGGTTCAAAGCAGCGATCGGTGAATATTCCAGAATAAGCAGGTTGTTATACAGTTGCAGGATATTCTCCCATTTCTGACCTGTATCCTCTTTTTGCGTATGCCAAAATGCGATCCCCGCTTCCAGGTGATATTTTGAAACTTCATTACCTGTGGAAGCCTTGATCAGAAAGTCCTTCCCCAGACTGATCAACTCCCAGTTCCAGAGTGCTTCGTCCTGGTCTTCATACAATATCATATCACCATTTTCATTCAGCCTCGCGTCAAACCGGGAAGAATGAAAACACATGAGCGACAGCAATGCATTCACGGCCGGCTTGTTGGTAGCTGTATTGTCGAGCAGCAGCGAGCCGAGCCGCATTGCCTCGGCACAAAGGTCTTTCCGAAGCGTCGTGTTCTGGCTTTGAGAGTAATATCCTTCTGAAAACAGCAGGTACAAGGTAGTCAGCACATTATCCAGCCGGCTGCTTATTTCCGGCAAGCCAGGCTGCTCGATCCGGATATTGGCCTCTTTCAGTTTCTCTTTGGCACGGGTAAGCCGTTTGTATACGACCGTTTTATTGGTCAGGAATGCGTCGGCAATTTCCTGCACGCCAAACCCGCAAAGGAGGTTCAATGCCAGTGAAATCTGCGATTCCGTCGAAATAACAGGGTTACAAACTGCAAATATCATCGCCAGCTGACTATCCGAAATATTTTTTTCGGACAGGTCGATTTCAATTTCCTCGGTGGTTTCGGCGGTATACCGGATCTCGGCGGCCAGTTTGTTCTCAAAAAGGGCGTGGCGTTTGAGGTAATTTTTGGTCTTGTTCTTAGCCACTGTATATAACCAGCCCGTCGGATTTTCAGGCACGCCGTTCATGCTCCAATGCTCGGTAGCCGACAAAAAAGTATCGCTCACGATATCCTCCGCGATCTCAACATGCCTGATCCCGAAAGAATAACAGAGTACCCCAACAATGTTGCGGTACTCCGTTCGAAATAAGTTGGGAAGGAGGTGTGGTGGTTTCGCTTTGGTCATTGGGTGGTCATTAATTGTCATTGGATAGTCATTAATTGTCATTGGATTGTCATTAATTGTCATTGGTCGTTATCTATTAATAATAAATTCAAATCCTCGAATTTCCTGACACCCCTACCAATAAATGACAACCCAATGACCACCCAATGACTTCACTTCCCAACCTCTCTCTACCCCACCACCATCCTAACCTC
This Dyadobacter sp. UC 10 DNA region includes the following protein-coding sequences:
- a CDS encoding ligand-binding sensor domain-containing protein, coding for MKFARFFILTLLSSDVLFAQESRITDPRFVVKQYTDEDGLPQNSIKGISSDRNGFIWVATEEGISRYDGRRFVNFSGPDFGGDNNRVVSLMPSVKNTQRYADFFARCVGDRVLRVTRDSRAEVTDDDNQELKRRVHLGKNDKRLLYTVRSLPYFDQSPSSSQVSVMPTSHDRAYLWTPGRISAFAGDRIEYEVSAPEVKYLFMIGKQPYTLNKTGESFQKLTNRGLMPVRLSGDILEHPSFPRRNFAMRFMEYNGKERELYTLFWNNISNQAFLYLDKKLYYVTESSGTLATRCLLNDFDIKDLIIESIMLDERSGTLYLGSSTDGLFILQPNPFHIYLSGKVGNVFYGQVPAGYESLVTPEGFQIRFDTRQKTFTSQPFLKPVSLRTADKYFITRDSAGNFYALRDKLLVKYDKAGQLVQSWPDVPGVKALYSNGKGRLWIGDVFGGLFWLDTESGNARIRRFKQGPWKEIVCMKETADGTLWLGTPSGLFRLNTNSGHLAVIEGTEGVYIRSMHFNRHGIWMSTYHSGIMLLPKGKPLVRLPADHDNYLSLTHCILEDQKGFLWMTTNKGLFQIKMDDLLAYAAGNRKRPFYFFYDKNQGLYTNEFNGGCQPCAAKMKNGYFSLPSINGLQWFNPLEIEVDVPRNGLFISALFLDGKPIQRENKIALPNRFDEFRVDVSCPYYGNRKNLVLEYAIVRSDAGLTWLPLTVENSISLSQLPYGHYTVKIRKKNGFGQDNYVYKDLEIEVLPAWYETFWFKILFFAALVSLVILVIRLRISYLLRKDEESKLYRQAYLQGQMLAVINHDIQTPLRYLVNSLEQVNSYLAQPATDPVIRETSRVAYLSARQIKKFTSNLLIFIKTQINGPSGNIISENLRVQELLEGTLEFFSAIIQSKELAVRVEALPGLTVHSNKNLISVILHNLIDNALKNTHSGEVVISSSRFDDAVVIKIADNGSGINKETIDWLNSSAGASDYFEEPDTPDGIGIGLVIVKDLCAMLNIGLYIESNEGQGTIVRLIFPAEAMVKIKRSMAR
- a CDS encoding NIPSNAP family protein encodes the protein MQRRKLLQSSIAAAAGMAAMGIGPAMAGGKYEAQKQLYELREYEMRFGSNQSILEDYFKNALIPALNKYGVKTVGVFREWGKSDPAKIYLLVPYASFDTYLSVHAKLKADADYVKNSTAYHHVPVDKALYSRFTSSLMLAFDGFPQLVAPAGAPRIFELRTYEGYSEDAVRRKIKMFNDGEFPIFKRAKLEPVFFGEVIAGDKLPRLTYMLVVDNMEERDKGWDAFLADPEWKKLVADPQYANTISTIIKTFLVPAPYSQI
- a CDS encoding RNA polymerase sigma factor; the encoded protein is MTKAKPPHLLPNLFRTEYRNIVGVLCYSFGIRHVEIAEDIVSDTFLSATEHWSMNGVPENPTGWLYTVAKNKTKNYLKRHALFENKLAAEIRYTAETTEEIEIDLSEKNISDSQLAMIFAVCNPVISTESQISLALNLLCGFGVQEIADAFLTNKTVVYKRLTRAKEKLKEANIRIEQPGLPEISSRLDNVLTTLYLLFSEGYYSQSQNTTLRKDLCAEAMRLGSLLLDNTATNKPAVNALLSLMCFHSSRFDARLNENGDMILYEDQDEALWNWELISLGKDFLIKASTGNEVSKYHLEAGIAFWHTQKEDTGQKWENILQLYNNLLILEYSPIAALNRTFAIAKSRGKKQAIAEAEKLQLTENHFYFSLLGHLYSDFDNEKALLHFETALGMAASESEKSMIRTNILRLKNVD